The following are encoded in a window of Harmonia axyridis chromosome 7, icHarAxyr1.1, whole genome shotgun sequence genomic DNA:
- the LOC123684940 gene encoding nuclear speckle splicing regulatory protein 1-like — MLLCLIHSLKLQWNLIIILPLITLSSVRCSDIRTQNYTQHDSLHSGTRKRVEKILNFPVTLSFGEESTTRGVYASLSRNDERNDEKIDDGQFGKRIILGIIENSDEPITQLPDQKISQTIVKFFDQEDYDGIKTNPIVVGDPYEDDANQNEKTFKQEQSFATNNEEKFQGDEKYTDVYKDKEKIIEVEDTERVIQNDLKKKSDHQSEEYNEEYEDTEILSTHVKKNDTLGQKYRENIPANHKETYTDVEYPDNYPQTHNEEPPAILLKEPPLKTSNGSSKYYNRESAKSSDMKDNVFREDQKGTADNSQENLKKNRNEKYASGKGQEQHEEHHERKEDKGIKNYKGFHEESKKKKGHQDEEKHGKKYADKGGEEKKHHEEHEHHGDYNKGEKGEKGYEFSEEGKHNKGHSTKGEHNIHKKDEYEKKQEFFDEHHEGGEHEGHGGFHHEEHYKKGGHKKVGHNKKGNNVDHYGKKSHHEKGHFYDDKGGKKKAFAHNKDHSHNSKHGKKVGTSGGKNWGYKKQNNGYKIPKEVEHAAQTNSLKIRKAPLNISDKYNEKNKYPHYIAKIHIHNDNRRSDQIDDKDETNQEMNDNKEEVAEIFDSELSGNDSDDAQIENKEIKNQHSGEISSDQNEGSKQHGTENIESDHLLESSILHEQNANSDKISSSKLLPKIYVILPEDFEEQLQRSAENSESSSNEKDSFNNDSEEEGNSPKIQTIQRIYTKTLEPQSFSEEHKKRISEIGYIIHKIGSELGKNMENSNSQSKMGNKPPRDQF; from the exons ATGTTGTTGTGTTTAATTCACAGCCTGAAGCTGCAGTGGAATCTTATAATTATTCTGCCTTTGATAACATTAAGTAGTGTGAGGTGTTCTGATATCCGTACTCAGAATTATACTCAGCATGATTCTTTACATAGTGGCACGAGAAAAAGagtggaaaaaatattaaactttCCCGTCACTCTCAGTTTCGGTGAAGAATCTACAACAAGAGGAGTTTATGCTAGCCTCAGCAGAAACGACGAgagaaatgatgaaaaaatcgaTGATGGTCAGTTCGGAAAAAGGATCATTTTAGGCATCATAGAAAATTCTGATGAACCGATAACCCAATTACCAGACCAGAAAATAAGTCAAACAATAGTTAAGTTTTTTGACCAGGAAGATTACGATGGTATCAAAACGAACCCTATTGTGGTTGGTGATCCTTATGAAGATGATgctaatcaaaatgaaaaaacattcaaacaggAACAATCTTTTGCAACAAATAACGAAGAAAAATTTCAGGGGGATGAAAAGTACACTGACGTATATAaagacaaagaaaaaattatagaagTTGAAGATACTGAACGAGTAAtacaaaatgatttgaaaaaaaagagtgATCATCAAAGTGAGGAATataatgaagaatatgaagatacagaaatattatccACACACGTCAAAAAAAATGATACGCTTGGTCAAAAATATAGAGAAAATATACCTGCCAATCATAAAGAAACTTACACAGACGTAGAATATCCAGATAATTACCCACAAACTCATAATGAAGAACCGCCCGCAATTCTATTAAAAGAGCCTCCCTTGAAAACTTCAAATGGGTCGAGTAAATATTATAACAGGGAATCAGCAAAGTCATCAGACATGAAAGATAATGTTTTTCGAGAAGACCAAAAGGGAACTGCTGACAATTCccaagaaaatttgaaaaaaaatagaaatgaaaaGTATGCATCTGGTAAAGGTCAAGAACAACACGAAGAACATCATGAGCGAAAGGAGGATAAgggaataaaaaattataaaggattccatgaagaatcgaaaaaaaaaaaagggcaTCAGGATGAAGAAAAACATGGGAAGAAATATGCAGATAAAGGTGGCGAAGAAAAGAAACATCATGAAGAACATGAACACCATGGAGATTACAACAAAGgagaaaaaggagaaaaagGATATGAG TTCTCTGAGGAAGGTAAGCACAATAAAGGACATTCAACAAAGGGCGAACACAATATTCATAAAAAGGACGAGTATGAAAAGAAACAagaattttttgatgaacatCACGAAGGGGGAGAACATGAAGGACATGGCGGTTTTCATCATGAAGAACATTATAAAAAG GGAGGACACAAGAAGGTAGGacacaataaaaaagggaataacgTAGATCACTATGGGAAGAAGTCACATCATGAGAAAGGACATTTCTACGATGATAAAGGAGGAAAGAAAAAAGCCTTTGCTCATAATAAAGATCATAGTCATAACTCAAAGCATGGAAAAAAAGTTGGTACCTCTGGAGGAAAAAATTGGGGTTATAAGAAACAGAATAATGGATACAAAATACCCAAAGAAGTAGAACATGCAGCTCAAACAAACTCGCTAAAAATTAGAAAGGCCCCTCTAAATATTTCGGATAAATacaacgaaaaaaataaataccctCACTATATTGCTAAGATAcatattcataatgataacaGACGAAGTGATCAAATTGATGATAAAGATGAAACAAATCAGGAAATGaatgataataaagaagaaGTTGCAGAGATTTTTGATTCAGAGCTGAGTGGAAATGACAGTGATGATGCTCAGATAGagaacaaagaaataaaaaatcaacattCAGGTGAGATATCTTCTGACCAAAATGAAGGGAGCAAGCAGCATGGAACTGAAAATATAGAATCAGATCATCTTTTGGAATCATCTATTCTTCATGAACAAAACGCGAATTCCGATAAAATATCTTCTTCGAAACTTCTACCTAAAATATATGTAATTCTCCCCGAAGATTTTGAAGAACAACTTCAAAGAAGTGCAGAAAATTCTGAATCTTCCTCGAACGAGAAAGATTCTTTCAATAATGATTCTGAAGAGGAAGGCAATAGTcctaaaattcaaacaattcagaGAATATATACAAAAACTCTAGAGCCTCAGTCTTTTTCTGAAGAGcataaaaaaagaatatctGAGATAGGATATATAATCCATAAAATAGGGTCAGAGCTaggaaaaaatatggaaaatagtAATTCTCAATCCAAAATGGGGAATAAGCCACCGAGAGATCAGttttaa